The Betta splendens chromosome 4, fBetSpl5.4, whole genome shotgun sequence genome contains a region encoding:
- the LOC114854220 gene encoding regulator of G-protein signaling 20 isoform X1, with translation MGAEKSSHLQKTHAHRGNQLVGVKSRQTDVIVVMCDHDDTSMGSERVEMRKKQMQVHREAAASVLQASHSMGNTPANASNACCFCWCCCCSCSCLTVRSEDEAIQRSTFEHRPEGTANCEESPKPTLDDARSWTVSFEKVMKSAAGRSCFRQFLRTEFSEENMMFWLACEELKKETNKTVVEEKVRQIYEDFISILSPKEVSLDSRVRDVINRNMLEPTSHTFDDAQQQIYTLMQRDSYPRFINSSAYTDLMQSLEEPPPEP, from the exons ATGGGCGCAGAAAAATCTTCTCACTTGCAGAAAACGCATGCGCACAGAGGAAACCAACTGGTTGGTGTCAAGTCGAGGCAGACGGATGTGATCGTGGTCATGTGTGATCATGATGACACA TCCATGGGCTCGGAGCGAGTGGAGATGCGTAAGAAACAGATGCAGGTCCATCGGGAAGCAGCTGCCAGCGTCCTCCAAGCGAGCCACAGCATGGGGAACACTCCTGCCAACGCCTCCAAcgcctgctgcttctgctggtgctgctgctgtagctgctcctG TTTGACTGTTCGAAGCGAGGATGAGGCAATTCAGAGATCCACCTTTGAGCACAGGCCAGAGGGAACTGCCAACTGTGAGGAAAG CCCAAAGCCTACTCTGGACGACGCCCGCTCCTGGACGGTGTCGTTTGAAAAGGTGATGAAGAGTGCAGCGGGGCGAAGCTGCTTCAGGCAGTTCCTGCGGACGGAGTTCAGTGAGGAGAACATGATGTTCTGGCTCGCCTGCGAGGAGCTCAAGAAGGAGACCAACAAgaccgtggtggaggagaaggtccGTCAAATATACGAGGACTTCATCTCGATCCTTTCTCCTAAAGAG GTCAGCTTGGATTCCCGGGTTCGAGACGTGATAAACCGCAACATGCTGGAGCCGACCTCGCACACGTTCGACGACGCCCAGCAGCAGATTTACACGCTGATGCAGAGAGACTCTTACCCTCGCTTCATAAACTCGTCTGCCTACACGGATCTGATGCAGAGCCTGGAGGAGCCTCCCCCTGAGCCATAG
- the LOC114854396 gene encoding delta-type opioid receptor-like, with protein sequence MEGTPVEILKGDNACLSTLLEDCPLNSSSWVSGPLESRNVSHDNSWEPEGMSPIIPIITAVYSVVFVVGLLGNCLVMYVIIRYTKMKTATNIYIFNLALADALVTTTMPFQSTDYLLNTWPFGEVVCKVFISIDYYNMFTSIFTLTMMSVDRYVAVCHPVKALDFRTPIKAKMINVCIWILSSAAGIPAFVLGGTQTNSDITECALQFPEPYVYWDTLMKVCVFVFAFVVPVLIITVCYSLMLLRLKSVRMLSGSREKDRNLRRITRLVVVVVAVFVVCWTPIHIFILVKALASVPETTAIMAAYFFCVALGYTNSSLNPVLYAFLDENFKRCFKDFCLSARLKGDKVSGSKRLPSTVREAAVPLENPDRTSKPT encoded by the exons ATGGAGGGCACCCCGGTGGAGATTTTGAAAGGAGACAACGCGTGTCTCTCCACGCTGCTGGAGGACTGTCCGCTCAATTCCTCCTCCTGGGTGTCCGGACCCTTGGAGAGCCGCAACGTGAGCCACGATAACAGCTGGGAGCCCGAAGGCATGTCTCCCATCATCCCCATCATCACCGCCGTCTACTCAGTGGTGTTTGTGGTCGGTTTGTTGGGCAACTGCCTCGTCATGTATGTCATCATCAG GTACACAAAGATGAAGACGGCCACCAACATCTACATCTTCAACCTGGCGCTGGCCGACGCCCTCGTCACCACCACCATGCCGTTCCAGAGCACCGACTACCTGCTCAACACCTGGCCCTTCGGCGAGGTGGTCTGCAAGGTCTTCATCTCCATCGACTACTACAACAtgttcaccagcatcttcacGCTGACCATGATGAGCGTGGACCGCTACGTGGCCGTGTGCCACCCGGTCAAAGCCCTGGACTTCCGCACCCCCATCAAGGCCAAGATGATCAACGTGTGCATCTGGATCCTGTCGTCGGCCGCGGGGATCCCTGCCTTCGTCCTGGGCGGCACCCAGACCAACAGCG ACATCACGGAGTGCGCCTTGCAGTTCCCGGAGCCCTACGTGTACTGGGACACGCTGATGAAGGTCTGCGTCTTCGTCTTCGCCTTCGTCGTGCCCGTGCTCATCATCACCGTGTGCTACTCCCTCATGCTGCTGCGGCTGAAGAGCGTGCGGATGTTGTCCGGCTCCAGGGAGAAGGACCGCAACCTGCGGCGGATCACgcggctggtggtggtggtggtggccgtGTTCGTGGTGTGCTGGACGCCCATTCACATCTTCATCCTGGTGAAGGCGCTGGCGAGCGTGCCCGAGACCACCGCCATCATGGCCGCCTACTTCTTCTGCGTGGCCCTGGGCTACACCAACAGCAGCCTCAACCCGGTGCTCTACGCCTTCCTGGATGAGAACTTCAAGCGCTGCTTCAAGGACTTCTGCCTCTCAGCCAGGCTGAAGGGGGACAAGGTCTCGGGCAGCAAACGGCTCCCCAGCACCGTGCGGGAGGCCGCTGTTCCCCTGGAGAACCCCGACAGGACTAGCAAGCCCACATGA
- the lypla1 gene encoding acyl-protein thioesterase 1 isoform X2 has translation MRMSMPSWFDIYGLSPDADEDESGIKRASENIKALIEQEVKNGIPSHRIILGGFSQGGALSLYTALTTQQKLAGVVALSCWLPLRNSFPQASANSANKDMHVLQCHGDADPLVPFIFGSQTAEKMKSLINPTNITFKSYRGLPHSACPEEMVDVKRFIEKQLPAISDE, from the exons ATGAGGATGTCCATGCCTTCTTG GTTTGACATCTATGGGTTGAGCCCAGATGCAGATGAAGATGAGAGTGGAATTAAAAGAGCATCAGAGAACA TTAAAGCTTTAATagagcaggaagtgaagaaTGGGATACCATCACATAGAATTATCCTGGGTGGATTTTCACAG GGTGGAGCGCTGTCTCTCTACACCGCTCTGACAACTCAGCAGAAGCTTGCTGGAGTGGTTGCTCTAAGCTGCTGGCTTCCTCTCCGCAACTCCTTCCCTCAG GCGTCTGCTAACAGTGCTAACAAGGACATGCATGTCCTACAGTGCCACGGGGATGCTGACCCCCTGGTCCCCTTTATATTTGGCAGCCAGACAGCAGAGAAGATGAAAAGCCTCATCAATCCCACCAACATCACCTTCAAGTCATATCGAGGTCTACCACACAGCGCTTGTCCAGAG GAAATGGTGGACGTCAAACGATTCATagagaagcagcttcctgcCATCAGTGATGAATAA
- the lypla1 gene encoding acyl-protein thioesterase 1 isoform X1 has protein sequence MCGNNMSAPLPAIVPAARKATAAVIFLHGLGDTGYGWAEAFTGIRIPHVKYICPHAPTQPVSLNMRMSMPSWFDIYGLSPDADEDESGIKRASENIKALIEQEVKNGIPSHRIILGGFSQGGALSLYTALTTQQKLAGVVALSCWLPLRNSFPQASANSANKDMHVLQCHGDADPLVPFIFGSQTAEKMKSLINPTNITFKSYRGLPHSACPEEMVDVKRFIEKQLPAISDE, from the exons ATGTGCGGCAACAACATGTCAGCGCCTTTACCTGCCATTGTGCCTGCCGCCAGGAAAGCCACCGCGGCG GTAATATTTCTGCATGGCCTTGGTGACACGGG ATATGGCTGGGCTGAAGCTTTCACTGGCATCAGGATACCACATGTGAAATACATCTGTCCACATGC TCCCACTCAGCCTGTTTCTTTGAACATGAGGATGTCCATGCCTTCTTG GTTTGACATCTATGGGTTGAGCCCAGATGCAGATGAAGATGAGAGTGGAATTAAAAGAGCATCAGAGAACA TTAAAGCTTTAATagagcaggaagtgaagaaTGGGATACCATCACATAGAATTATCCTGGGTGGATTTTCACAG GGTGGAGCGCTGTCTCTCTACACCGCTCTGACAACTCAGCAGAAGCTTGCTGGAGTGGTTGCTCTAAGCTGCTGGCTTCCTCTCCGCAACTCCTTCCCTCAG GCGTCTGCTAACAGTGCTAACAAGGACATGCATGTCCTACAGTGCCACGGGGATGCTGACCCCCTGGTCCCCTTTATATTTGGCAGCCAGACAGCAGAGAAGATGAAAAGCCTCATCAATCCCACCAACATCACCTTCAAGTCATATCGAGGTCTACCACACAGCGCTTGTCCAGAG GAAATGGTGGACGTCAAACGATTCATagagaagcagcttcctgcCATCAGTGATGAATAA
- the LOC114854220 gene encoding regulator of G-protein signaling 20 isoform X2, translated as MGSERVEMRKKQMQVHREAAASVLQASHSMGNTPANASNACCFCWCCCCSCSCLTVRSEDEAIQRSTFEHRPEGTANCEESPKPTLDDARSWTVSFEKVMKSAAGRSCFRQFLRTEFSEENMMFWLACEELKKETNKTVVEEKVRQIYEDFISILSPKEVSLDSRVRDVINRNMLEPTSHTFDDAQQQIYTLMQRDSYPRFINSSAYTDLMQSLEEPPPEP; from the exons ATGGGCTCGGAGCGAGTGGAGATGCGTAAGAAACAGATGCAGGTCCATCGGGAAGCAGCTGCCAGCGTCCTCCAAGCGAGCCACAGCATGGGGAACACTCCTGCCAACGCCTCCAAcgcctgctgcttctgctggtgctgctgctgtagctgctcctG TTTGACTGTTCGAAGCGAGGATGAGGCAATTCAGAGATCCACCTTTGAGCACAGGCCAGAGGGAACTGCCAACTGTGAGGAAAG CCCAAAGCCTACTCTGGACGACGCCCGCTCCTGGACGGTGTCGTTTGAAAAGGTGATGAAGAGTGCAGCGGGGCGAAGCTGCTTCAGGCAGTTCCTGCGGACGGAGTTCAGTGAGGAGAACATGATGTTCTGGCTCGCCTGCGAGGAGCTCAAGAAGGAGACCAACAAgaccgtggtggaggagaaggtccGTCAAATATACGAGGACTTCATCTCGATCCTTTCTCCTAAAGAG GTCAGCTTGGATTCCCGGGTTCGAGACGTGATAAACCGCAACATGCTGGAGCCGACCTCGCACACGTTCGACGACGCCCAGCAGCAGATTTACACGCTGATGCAGAGAGACTCTTACCCTCGCTTCATAAACTCGTCTGCCTACACGGATCTGATGCAGAGCCTGGAGGAGCCTCCCCCTGAGCCATAG